From a region of the Streptomyces tirandamycinicus genome:
- a CDS encoding DUF5947 family protein: MSALPTGPGRPRTAPDRRGLRRFTAPRPPREERCELCGMALPDAPHRHLVDTENRALACACGPCTQLLDRPGASRGRFRAVPSRHLTDPAHRIDDTTWELLRIPVGVAFFFHNSALGRPVALYPSPAGATESEPDPSAWETVLSATGLAGMLEPDVEALLLRRSGGRTECHLVPVDTTYELVGRMRLTWQGFDGGPRARAELDAFFDRVRQRATPLRGSRA; the protein is encoded by the coding sequence GTGAGCGCGCTCCCGACGGGTCCGGGGCGGCCGCGGACCGCCCCGGACCGACGCGGACTGCGCCGGTTCACGGCACCCCGGCCGCCCCGCGAGGAGCGCTGCGAACTCTGCGGCATGGCGCTCCCCGACGCACCGCACCGGCACCTCGTGGACACCGAGAACCGGGCACTGGCCTGCGCCTGCGGTCCGTGCACCCAGCTCCTCGACCGGCCCGGCGCGTCCCGGGGCCGATTCCGGGCCGTGCCCTCGCGCCACCTCACCGATCCGGCGCACCGCATCGACGACACCACCTGGGAACTGCTGCGGATCCCCGTCGGCGTCGCCTTCTTCTTCCACAACTCCGCCCTCGGACGGCCCGTGGCGCTCTACCCGAGCCCGGCCGGCGCCACCGAGAGCGAGCCGGACCCGTCCGCCTGGGAGACGGTGCTGTCCGCCACCGGGCTGGCCGGGATGCTCGAACCCGACGTGGAGGCGCTGCTGCTGCGCCGCTCCGGCGGCCGCACCGAGTGCCACCTGGTGCCGGTGGACACCACCTACGAACTCGTGGGCCGGATGCGGCTCACCTGGCAGGGCTTCGACGGCGGCCCCCGGGCCCGCGCCGAACTCGACGCCTTCTTCGACCGCGTACGACAGCGGGCCACACCGCTCCGGGGGAGCCGGGCATGA
- the hypA gene encoding hydrogenase maturation nickel metallochaperone HypA has protein sequence MHEMSIALAVVDQVEEAARAHGATAVRTVRLLIGELAGVVPDALTFSFGLACAGTVVEGAELAVESVPARARCAPCGGEWAVGMPPRLVCPVCDRATAELVCGRELRIAAVEWHEDPADPGVREPISQEG, from the coding sequence ATGCACGAGATGTCCATCGCGCTCGCCGTCGTCGACCAGGTCGAGGAGGCGGCACGGGCGCACGGCGCCACCGCGGTGCGCACCGTACGCCTGCTGATCGGCGAGCTGGCCGGAGTGGTCCCCGACGCGCTCACCTTCTCCTTCGGGCTGGCCTGCGCCGGAACCGTCGTGGAAGGCGCCGAACTCGCCGTCGAGAGCGTCCCGGCGCGCGCCCGCTGCGCCCCGTGCGGCGGCGAGTGGGCGGTGGGCATGCCGCCGCGGCTGGTCTGCCCGGTGTGCGACCGGGCCACCGCGGAGCTGGTCTGCGGCCGCGAGCTGCGGATCGCCGCCGTGGAGTGGCACGAAGACCCCGCGGACCCCGGGGTTCGCGAACCGATCTCCCAGGAGGGCTGA
- a CDS encoding hydrogenase expression protein HypE, producing the protein MDAGTPTTVDAAASSGAATAEDKPIHILWINAGLSCDGDSVALTAAMQPSIEEIVLGALPGLPKIQVHWPLIDFECGPVGGADTFIEWFFKGERGEIDPYVLVVEGSVPNESIKQEGYWCGFGDDPETGQPITTSEWIDRLAPNALAVVAIGTCATYGGIHAMAGNPTGAMGVPDYLGWDWKSKAGIPIVCVPGCPIQPDNFAETLTYLLYQAAGSAPMIPLDDKLRPTWLFGQTVHEGCDRAGYYEQGQFAETYDSPECLVKIGCWGPVVKCNVPKRGWMNGIGGCPNVGGICIACTMPGFPDKFMPFMDEPPGGKLSSTASGAYGAVIRRLRNITARTVDKEPKWRHTGDKITTGYRPPWQM; encoded by the coding sequence GACGGGGACTCGGTCGCGCTGACCGCCGCCATGCAGCCGAGCATCGAGGAGATCGTCCTCGGCGCCCTGCCGGGACTGCCGAAGATCCAGGTCCACTGGCCGCTGATCGACTTCGAGTGCGGCCCGGTGGGCGGCGCCGACACCTTCATCGAGTGGTTCTTCAAGGGGGAGCGCGGGGAGATCGACCCCTATGTGCTGGTCGTCGAGGGCTCCGTGCCCAATGAGTCGATCAAGCAGGAGGGGTACTGGTGCGGCTTCGGCGACGACCCCGAGACCGGCCAGCCCATCACGACCAGCGAGTGGATCGACCGGCTGGCGCCCAACGCCCTGGCCGTGGTGGCGATCGGCACCTGCGCCACGTACGGCGGCATCCACGCCATGGCGGGCAACCCCACCGGTGCCATGGGCGTGCCCGACTACCTCGGCTGGGACTGGAAGTCCAAGGCGGGCATCCCGATCGTGTGCGTCCCGGGCTGCCCGATCCAGCCGGACAACTTCGCGGAGACCCTCACGTACCTGCTCTACCAGGCGGCCGGCTCCGCACCGATGATCCCGCTCGACGACAAGCTCCGCCCCACCTGGCTGTTCGGCCAGACCGTCCACGAGGGCTGCGACCGGGCCGGCTACTACGAGCAGGGCCAGTTCGCCGAGACGTACGACTCGCCCGAGTGCCTGGTGAAGATCGGCTGCTGGGGGCCCGTCGTCAAGTGCAACGTGCCCAAGCGCGGCTGGATGAACGGGATCGGCGGCTGCCCGAACGTGGGAGGCATCTGCATCGCCTGCACCATGCCCGGCTTCCCCGACAAGTTCATGCCGTTCATGGACGAGCCGCCCGGCGGAAAGCTCTCCAGCACGGCCAGCGGCGCCTACGGCGCCGTGATCCGCAGGCTCCGCAACATCACCGCCAGGACCGTGGACAAGGAGCCCAAGTGGCGCCACACGGGCGACAAGATCACCACCGGCTACCGGCCCCCGTGGCAGATGTGA
- a CDS encoding nickel-dependent hydrogenase large subunit, with protein MAPKTQAAGDGLVEMSWDPITRIVGSLGIHTKIDFKQKRVAECYSTSSVFRGYSVFMRGKDPRDAHFITSRICGICGDNHATCSVYTQNMAYGVKPPHLGEWIINLGESAEYMFDHNIFQENLVGVDYCEKMVRETNPGVLELAERTEAPHAAEHGYRTIADIMRSLNPLEGEFYREALQVSRYTREMFCLMEGRHVHPSTLYPGGVGTVASVQLFTDYMTRLMRYVEFMKRVVPLHDDLFDFFYEALPGYEEVGRRRVLLGCWGALNDPEYCDFTYANMTDWGRRMFVTPGVVVDGKLVTNDLTQINLGIRILLGSSYYEDWEGQEQFVTHDPLGNPVDPRHPWNQHTIPAPQKRDFGDKYSWVMSPRWFDGKDYLPLDTGGGPIARLWSTALSGLVDIGYVKATGHSVVINLPRSLTKPEATFEWKIPQWSNALERNRARTYFQAYAAAVALHFAEKGLEEVRAGRSQTWEKFDVPDESIGAGFTEAVRGVLSHHMVIRDGKIANYHPYPPTPWNASTRDTYGTPGPYEDAVQNTPIFEENSPENFKGIDIMRAVRSFDPCLPCGVHMYVGDGRTVKSMHVPTGLSGLAG; from the coding sequence ATGGCACCGAAGACACAAGCGGCCGGCGACGGCCTGGTGGAGATGTCCTGGGATCCGATCACCCGGATCGTGGGCAGTCTCGGCATCCACACCAAGATCGACTTCAAGCAGAAGCGGGTCGCCGAGTGCTACAGCACCTCGTCGGTCTTCCGCGGCTACAGCGTCTTCATGCGGGGCAAGGACCCGCGCGACGCGCACTTCATCACCAGCCGCATCTGCGGCATCTGCGGTGACAACCACGCCACGTGCTCCGTCTACACCCAGAACATGGCCTACGGGGTGAAGCCGCCGCACCTCGGAGAGTGGATCATCAACCTCGGTGAGTCCGCCGAGTACATGTTCGACCACAACATCTTCCAGGAGAACCTGGTCGGGGTCGACTACTGCGAGAAGATGGTCCGTGAGACCAACCCCGGCGTCCTCGAACTCGCCGAGCGCACCGAGGCGCCGCACGCCGCCGAGCACGGCTACCGCACCATCGCCGACATCATGCGCTCGCTGAACCCGCTGGAGGGCGAGTTCTACCGTGAGGCCCTCCAGGTCAGCCGCTACACCCGGGAGATGTTCTGCCTGATGGAGGGTCGCCATGTGCACCCCTCCACGCTCTACCCGGGCGGCGTCGGCACGGTGGCCTCCGTCCAGCTCTTCACGGACTACATGACCCGCCTGATGCGGTACGTGGAGTTCATGAAGCGCGTCGTCCCGCTCCACGACGACCTGTTCGACTTCTTCTACGAGGCCCTGCCCGGCTACGAGGAGGTCGGCCGCCGCCGGGTGCTGCTCGGCTGCTGGGGAGCCCTGAACGACCCCGAGTACTGCGACTTCACCTACGCCAACATGACCGACTGGGGCCGGCGGATGTTCGTCACCCCGGGTGTCGTCGTGGACGGCAAGCTGGTCACCAACGACCTCACCCAGATCAACCTCGGCATCCGGATCCTGCTCGGCAGCTCGTACTACGAGGACTGGGAGGGCCAGGAGCAGTTCGTCACCCACGACCCGCTCGGCAACCCGGTCGACCCGCGCCACCCGTGGAACCAGCACACCATCCCCGCCCCCCAGAAGCGCGACTTCGGCGACAAGTACAGCTGGGTGATGTCCCCGCGCTGGTTCGACGGCAAGGACTACCTGCCGCTCGACACCGGAGGCGGCCCCATCGCCCGGCTCTGGTCCACCGCGCTCTCCGGCCTCGTCGACATCGGCTACGTCAAGGCCACCGGGCACAGCGTCGTCATCAACCTGCCCCGTTCGCTCACCAAGCCGGAGGCCACCTTCGAGTGGAAGATCCCGCAGTGGAGCAACGCGCTGGAACGCAACCGCGCCCGCACCTACTTCCAGGCGTACGCGGCCGCCGTCGCGCTGCACTTCGCGGAGAAGGGCCTCGAGGAGGTACGCGCCGGACGCAGCCAGACCTGGGAGAAGTTCGACGTGCCCGACGAGTCCATCGGCGCCGGATTCACCGAGGCCGTCCGGGGCGTCCTCTCCCACCACATGGTCATCAGGGACGGCAAGATCGCCAACTACCACCCGTACCCGCCGACCCCGTGGAACGCGAGCACCCGCGACACCTACGGCACCCCCGGCCCCTACGAGGACGCGGTGCAGAACACGCCCATCTTCGAGGAGAACTCCCCGGAGAACTTCAAGGGCATCGACATCATGCGGGCCGTCCGCAGCTTCGACCCGTGCCTGCCCTGCGGCGTCCACATGTACGTCGGCGACGGCAGGACCGTGAAGTCGATGCACGTGCCCACCGGCCTGAGCGGCCTCGCCGGATGA
- a CDS encoding hydrogenase maturation protease, producing the protein MNAPAQDRPRTLVAGVGNIFLGDDGFGVETVRALAGRPLPDGVEVADIGIRGVHLAYRLLDGYDTLVLVDATARGGEPGTLYLIEPDPGGGTGTPVDSGGGTGRPVDAGGLGALDGHGMSPDAVLALLHTLCAGTGTEPPRRVLVVGCEPACVEEGIGLSPRVAAAVPAAARMITDLVHQSAPAPTGHTGGAHP; encoded by the coding sequence GTGAACGCCCCCGCGCAGGACCGCCCCCGCACCCTCGTCGCCGGCGTCGGCAACATCTTCCTCGGCGACGACGGCTTCGGCGTCGAGACCGTACGCGCACTGGCCGGGCGGCCACTGCCGGACGGGGTCGAGGTCGCGGACATCGGCATCCGGGGCGTCCACCTCGCCTACCGGCTGCTGGACGGGTACGACACCCTCGTCCTGGTCGACGCGACGGCCCGCGGCGGGGAACCCGGCACGCTCTACCTCATCGAGCCGGACCCCGGCGGCGGTACCGGTACGCCCGTGGATTCCGGCGGCGGTACCGGAAGGCCCGTGGACGCCGGCGGCCTCGGCGCCCTCGACGGCCACGGGATGTCCCCCGACGCCGTACTCGCCCTGCTGCACACGCTCTGCGCCGGCACCGGCACGGAGCCGCCGCGCCGCGTCCTGGTCGTCGGCTGCGAACCCGCCTGTGTCGAGGAGGGGATCGGACTCAGCCCGCGGGTCGCCGCCGCCGTACCGGCAGCCGCACGCATGATCACCGACCTGGTGCACCAGTCAGCCCCGGCACCAACCGGCCACACAGGAGGAGCACACCCATGA
- a CDS encoding DUF6084 family protein → MTEFTFQCTDVRADPYAAGPTLVFRLRITATPGTRVHALALRCQLRIEPARRGYADSEAEGLKDLFGTRSRWGSSMHPVQFAQVSHMVPGFTGETETELPVPCTYDMDVAATRYAHALSEGEVPLLMLFSGTAFTGAGGFHVEPVPWDREATFRMPVKVWQEMVDQHFPGCGWIRLPRETMDALLAFRSQRALPSWESTVRALLDASGGRTAP, encoded by the coding sequence ATGACCGAATTCACCTTCCAGTGCACCGACGTGCGGGCCGACCCCTACGCCGCCGGCCCGACCCTCGTCTTCCGGCTGCGCATCACCGCCACACCCGGGACCCGTGTCCACGCCCTCGCCCTGCGCTGCCAGTTGCGCATCGAACCGGCCCGGCGCGGCTACGCCGACTCCGAGGCCGAGGGGCTGAAGGACCTCTTCGGCACCCGCTCCCGCTGGGGCAGCTCCATGCACCCGGTGCAGTTCGCGCAGGTCTCCCACATGGTGCCCGGCTTCACCGGCGAGACCGAGACCGAACTGCCCGTCCCCTGCACCTACGACATGGACGTGGCCGCGACCCGCTACGCCCACGCCCTGTCCGAGGGCGAGGTGCCGCTGCTGATGCTCTTCTCCGGCACCGCCTTCACCGGCGCCGGCGGATTCCACGTCGAACCGGTTCCCTGGGACCGGGAGGCCACCTTCCGGATGCCCGTGAAGGTCTGGCAGGAGATGGTCGACCAGCACTTCCCGGGCTGCGGGTGGATCAGGCTGCCCCGCGAGACCATGGACGCCCTCCTCGCCTTCCGCTCGCAACGGGCCCTGCCCTCCTGGGAGTCCACGGTCCGCGCCCTGCTCGACGCGTCCGGCGGGAGGACGGCCCCGTGA
- a CDS encoding DUF6893 family small protein, with the protein MIKKVIGGAAAATAVVALVRGFLPDLRRYLRIRRM; encoded by the coding sequence ATGATCAAGAAGGTCATCGGCGGAGCCGCAGCCGCCACCGCGGTCGTCGCGCTCGTCAGGGGGTTCCTCCCGGACCTCAGACGCTATCTGCGCATCCGCCGGATGTGA
- the hypB gene encoding hydrogenase nickel incorporation protein HypB: protein MCRVVDLQQAVLAKNDATAGTLRRGLAARGTTVVNVLSSPGSGKTALLEAELLLARERGVTAAALTADLATENDAMRLARSGLPVKQVLTDGLCHLEADMLAGHLRDWPAEDTRLVFVENVGNLVCPASYDLGEALRVVLASVTEGEDKPLKYPTAFGLAHLVIVTKTDIADAVGFDEAAFRANVEQVNPGVDVVLTSARTGAGAGLLLDRALAAADGTAVHMPVMAQARA from the coding sequence ATGTGCCGTGTCGTCGATCTGCAACAGGCGGTGCTGGCCAAGAACGACGCGACGGCCGGCACCCTGCGCAGGGGACTCGCCGCGCGCGGGACGACCGTCGTCAACGTGCTCTCCAGCCCCGGCAGCGGTAAGACCGCCCTGCTCGAGGCCGAACTCCTGCTGGCGCGGGAGCGGGGCGTCACCGCCGCGGCCCTCACGGCCGACCTCGCCACCGAGAACGACGCCATGCGTCTCGCCCGTTCCGGACTCCCCGTCAAGCAGGTGCTCACCGACGGGCTCTGCCACCTCGAGGCCGACATGCTCGCCGGCCACCTCCGCGACTGGCCGGCCGAGGACACCCGGCTGGTCTTCGTGGAGAACGTCGGCAACCTCGTCTGCCCCGCCTCCTACGACCTCGGCGAGGCGCTGAGGGTGGTGCTGGCCTCCGTCACCGAGGGCGAGGACAAGCCGCTGAAGTACCCCACGGCCTTCGGACTCGCCCACCTGGTGATCGTCACCAAGACGGACATCGCGGACGCCGTCGGCTTCGACGAGGCCGCCTTCCGCGCCAACGTCGAGCAGGTCAATCCGGGCGTGGACGTGGTCCTCACCTCCGCCCGCACCGGCGCCGGCGCGGGCCTGCTGCTCGACCGGGCCCTCGCCGCGGCGGACGGCACCGCGGTCCACATGCCGGTGATGGCCCAGGCCCGGGCGTGA